In Nostoc sp. UHCC 0926, a single genomic region encodes these proteins:
- the rpsP gene encoding 30S ribosomal protein S16, with the protein MIKLRLKRFGKKREASYRIVAINNLARRDGRPLEELGFYNPRTDEVRLDVPGIVKRLQQGAQPTDTVRRILVKANVFEQVSATAAS; encoded by the coding sequence ATGATCAAACTGCGCTTGAAACGATTCGGTAAAAAGCGGGAAGCAAGTTACCGCATTGTCGCCATTAACAACCTCGCTCGCCGCGATGGCCGTCCCCTAGAAGAGTTGGGATTCTACAACCCCAGAACCGATGAAGTGCGACTAGACGTTCCCGGCATCGTCAAGCGACTACAACAAGGCGCTCAACCCACTGACACCGTCCGTCGCATTTTAGTAAAAGCCAATGTTTTTGAACAGGTCAGTGCCACAGCCGCATCATAA
- a CDS encoding KH domain-containing protein yields the protein MFLNRSVPQPHHNSGTISPTASPNYLGLVQFLVEPFLESLETLSVDCEISQTLNRVWVRIAFDSTDKGKVFGRGGRNIQAIRTVIAAAAAAAGQSVYLDIYGSTTPGREGMSFDEDTEERSPPPTRREPRANDGPKPIVKPRLR from the coding sequence ATGTTTTTGAACAGGTCAGTGCCACAGCCGCATCATAATTCCGGAACAATATCCCCAACAGCTAGTCCCAACTATCTTGGGCTGGTTCAGTTTTTGGTGGAGCCGTTTTTAGAATCTCTAGAGACTTTAAGCGTCGATTGTGAAATTTCTCAAACCCTCAATCGGGTTTGGGTTCGCATCGCCTTTGATAGCACAGATAAAGGAAAAGTGTTTGGTCGAGGGGGACGCAATATTCAGGCGATTCGTACAGTAATTGCCGCAGCAGCTGCCGCGGCTGGGCAATCAGTATACCTGGATATCTACGGCAGCACCACGCCGGGCCGCGAGGGTATGTCTTTTGATGAAGACACAGAAGAGCGATCGCCACCGCCGACTAGGAGAGAACCACGGGCAAATGATGGGCCTAAACCCATTGTTAAACCCCGTCTCCGCTAG
- a CDS encoding PhoH family protein, whose translation MAGALTIQLPNIPSAIALAGEGEENLKTLSRQTGASLVLRGQELLICGTQGQIDLASRLVRSLEDLWIKGNIISSADISTARQAIDSDRQGELQDLQRDVLAKTRRGEEVRAKTFRQRQYIDALRRRDLTFGIGPAGTGKTYLAVVVAVQALLANQVEKLILTRPAVEAGEKLGFLPGDLQQKVNPYLRPLYDAIYEFIDPEKVPSLMERGVIEVAPLAYMRGRTLNNAFVIVDEAQNTTPAQMKMVLTRLGFRSRMVITGDMTQTDLPLHQQSGLGVALQVLKQVEGIAFCEFSQKDVVRHPLVQRIVAAYEKYEK comes from the coding sequence ATGGCAGGTGCCTTAACAATTCAGCTGCCGAATATTCCCAGTGCGATCGCTCTTGCAGGAGAAGGAGAAGAAAATCTCAAAACCCTATCTCGGCAAACAGGAGCCAGTTTAGTGCTACGTGGACAGGAATTACTGATTTGTGGTACCCAAGGGCAAATTGATCTGGCTTCTCGATTAGTGCGATCGCTTGAAGACCTCTGGATTAAAGGCAATATCATTTCCAGTGCCGATATTTCAACAGCCCGTCAAGCCATAGATAGCGATCGTCAAGGGGAACTGCAAGATTTACAGCGAGATGTCCTCGCTAAAACTCGTCGGGGTGAAGAAGTCCGTGCTAAAACCTTTCGCCAGCGTCAATATATCGACGCACTCCGTAGGCGTGACCTCACCTTTGGGATTGGACCTGCTGGTACCGGCAAGACTTATCTCGCCGTTGTTGTCGCTGTGCAAGCACTCCTTGCTAATCAGGTTGAAAAGCTAATTTTAACTCGTCCTGCCGTCGAAGCCGGTGAAAAACTTGGCTTTTTGCCTGGAGACTTGCAGCAGAAAGTTAATCCCTATCTTCGCCCACTTTACGATGCTATTTATGAATTCATCGACCCAGAAAAAGTACCCAGTTTAATGGAACGCGGTGTGATTGAAGTCGCACCACTCGCCTATATGCGGGGACGCACCCTGAATAACGCCTTTGTAATTGTGGATGAAGCTCAAAATACTACACCTGCTCAGATGAAAATGGTTTTGACTCGTTTGGGCTTCCGTTCTCGGATGGTGATTACAGGCGACATGACACAAACTGATTTACCACTTCATCAACAATCGGGTTTAGGAGTGGCTTTACAAGTTTTAAAACAGGTTGAAGGCATTGCCTTTTGCGAATTTTCCCAAAAAGATGTCGTGCGCCATCCTCTAGTTCAGCGCATTGTCGCTGCTTATGAAAAATACGAAAAATAG